One genomic region from Chloroflexota bacterium encodes:
- a CDS encoding anaerobic sulfatase maturase, which yields MNIVYKLIDAQRGYSVNQRKGSVATVAPSVLPPAFHVMVKPRGALCNLHCSYCYYLSKEMLYPESRFRMTTEMLELFTRQYIQAQSVPEVTFAWQGGEPTLMGLDFFRLAVTLQKKYRKPGMRVCNTLQTNGTTLTREWCRFFREHNFLIGVSLDGPRELHDAYRRDKRDAPTFDRVMNGLALLKQYGVEFNILAAVHAANAAHPLEVYRFLRDEVGAKFIQFIPIVARMNALDGQENVRVTGYSVGGRQYGDFLIAIFDEWIRQDIGRVSVQIFDVALAAWLGEQPGLCVFGKTCGMAMALEHNGDLYACDHFVEPTHLLGNIQRVPLLEMVGSERQWQFGQAKRTTLPRYCRGCKVRFVCNGGCPKDRFIRTPDGEPGLNYLCEGFKAFFAYIDTPMRILTAKLRNNLVRVRLNQMSQRMS from the coding sequence ATGAATATTGTATATAAACTGATAGACGCACAGCGAGGTTATAGTGTGAATCAGCGAAAGGGGTCAGTAGCTACCGTTGCGCCGTCGGTGCTACCCCCAGCTTTCCATGTCATGGTGAAGCCCCGTGGTGCGCTCTGCAATCTACATTGTAGTTATTGTTATTATCTATCTAAAGAGATGCTTTACCCTGAGAGTCGTTTTCGGATGACCACCGAAATGTTAGAGCTCTTTACCCGCCAGTATATCCAGGCGCAAAGCGTTCCCGAGGTGACCTTTGCCTGGCAGGGAGGCGAGCCGACTCTAATGGGGCTAGATTTCTTTCGCCTGGCTGTGACTTTGCAGAAAAAATACCGCAAGCCAGGGATGCGCGTTTGTAACACGCTGCAAACTAACGGTACCACCCTGACCCGTGAGTGGTGTCGCTTTTTTCGAGAACATAACTTTCTGATTGGCGTGAGCCTGGACGGCCCTCGCGAACTTCATGATGCTTATCGGCGTGACAAGAGGGATGCTCCGACTTTCGATCGCGTAATGAATGGGTTGGCGCTGCTAAAACAGTACGGCGTGGAGTTCAATATCTTGGCCGCTGTCCATGCGGCTAACGCTGCGCATCCGTTGGAGGTATACCGCTTTCTGCGGGATGAAGTGGGCGCTAAGTTCATTCAGTTCATTCCCATCGTCGCACGAATGAATGCCCTAGATGGCCAGGAAAACGTTCGGGTTACTGGGTACTCGGTAGGAGGGCGGCAATATGGAGACTTTCTTATCGCTATCTTTGACGAATGGATACGTCAAGATATCGGTCGTGTCTCCGTGCAGATTTTTGATGTGGCACTGGCTGCTTGGCTAGGTGAACAGCCTGGCCTGTGCGTTTTTGGGAAAACGTGCGGTATGGCTATGGCCTTGGAGCATAATGGTGATCTCTATGCATGCGATCATTTTGTAGAACCCACGCACCTTCTGGGCAACATTCAGCGGGTTCCCCTGCTTGAAATGGTGGGCTCGGAGCGACAATGGCAATTCGGACAGGCCAAGCGTACTACGCTGCCACGCTATTGTCGTGGGTGTAAAGTGCGTTTTGTTTGTAATGGTGGCTGCCCTAAGGATCGCTTTATCCGCACGCCTGACGGTGAGCCAGGGTTGAATTACTTGTGCGAGGGATTCAAAGCATTCTTCGCGTACATTGACACACCTATGCGGATTCTGACTGCGAAACTCCGGAATAACCTGGTCAGGGTCCGCCTCAATCAA
- a CDS encoding sulfatase encodes MIERPNIIELIWHDLGDWLSCYNRPDLSSPCLQALADEGAVFENHFCPAPQCSPSRASIKTGRYPQSHGILGLTHRGWRYKEGEEDLPLILRRVGYQTFLIGFQHERDNVAELTYNESWTELANAVGLSLETDAESVANRAMEFLKCRAAACQPFFLSIGFFDVHRPFGTKYDAEVAKQLNVPAFLPDEPVVRKDLASFYECIHKADASTGRVLQTLREVGLEDNTLVYFTTDHGPEFPRAKMTLYDPGLKVALVFKYPGVIQPGTRVRALTSHVDILPTLLEVANVPIPPNVQGHSMLKLLRGEPYEARGAIFAEMTWHGGEYDPMRCIRTSQFKYIRNFLPGWPVQIGGPCVQRYGEAFINKHFAHARPEEELYDLQADPWEQNNLAEDAAYQPLKEELANRLSSWEREVDDPILRGPVLPADATKVGSGCVWAKFPPHNPLKEEFRFGIVRTRDFGEEPL; translated from the coding sequence ATGATAGAAAGGCCCAATATTATTGAACTCATCTGGCATGATCTTGGAGACTGGCTATCCTGCTACAACCGACCTGATTTGTCCTCTCCTTGCTTGCAGGCGCTAGCGGACGAGGGGGCAGTATTTGAGAACCATTTTTGCCCTGCCCCTCAGTGCTCTCCCAGCCGCGCCTCTATTAAGACTGGCCGTTATCCCCAATCTCATGGAATTCTTGGCCTGACTCACCGGGGTTGGCGTTATAAAGAAGGCGAGGAAGATTTGCCGCTTATCCTACGCCGGGTTGGCTATCAGACGTTTCTCATTGGTTTCCAGCATGAGCGGGATAATGTGGCGGAACTGACGTATAACGAGAGTTGGACCGAGCTCGCCAACGCAGTTGGGCTCAGTTTAGAGACGGACGCTGAATCAGTGGCTAATCGAGCGATGGAGTTCCTCAAATGCCGCGCAGCAGCTTGTCAACCCTTTTTTCTATCGATTGGCTTCTTCGATGTGCATCGTCCATTTGGTACGAAGTATGATGCTGAGGTTGCTAAACAACTCAATGTCCCTGCTTTCTTGCCAGATGAGCCTGTCGTGCGTAAGGACTTGGCTTCATTCTATGAATGCATTCACAAGGCAGACGCGTCCACAGGACGGGTATTGCAGACGCTCCGAGAAGTCGGTCTGGAGGATAACACGCTCGTTTACTTCACTACTGATCATGGGCCTGAATTCCCTCGCGCTAAAATGACACTGTACGATCCAGGACTGAAAGTGGCGCTCGTTTTTAAGTATCCTGGCGTTATACAGCCTGGCACTCGAGTACGAGCCCTGACCAGCCATGTAGACATATTGCCTACTCTATTGGAAGTAGCCAATGTGCCTATTCCCCCCAATGTCCAGGGTCATTCAATGCTCAAACTCTTGAGGGGTGAGCCATACGAGGCCCGAGGTGCAATTTTTGCAGAGATGACTTGGCATGGGGGTGAATATGATCCAATGCGCTGTATACGAACAAGTCAGTTCAAATATATACGTAACTTCTTGCCTGGCTGGCCGGTGCAGATCGGAGGTCCCTGCGTTCAGCGATATGGCGAAGCATTCATCAACAAGCACTTTGCTCATGCGCGCCCAGAAGAGGAACTATATGATCTGCAAGCAGATCCCTGGGAGCAGAATAACCTGGCAGAAGATGCCGCATATCAACCGCTGAAGGAGGAGCTGGCCAACCGTCTCTCCTCATGGGAGAGAGAGGTTGATGACCCAATTTTGCGAGGGCCAGTCCTACCCGCGGATGCGACAAAAGTTGGCTCTGGCTGTGTGTGGGCCAAGTTCCCACCTCACAACCCCCTGAAGGAGGAGTTCCGTTTTGGTATTGTACGCACAAGAGATTTTGGTGAAGAGCCACTGTAA